The DNA window GGAAAGATCCAGCAGATTTACGGTTTCGAATTTTCCCTTATAAAATACGGCCCAGTTATTAAATACGCAGGGCAGTTCTTTGGCTTTTTTGAGTGTATCTACCTGGATTAAGGATACAGGGACATCGTTTGTTTCACAATACTCTTTTACCATGTCAATGGTCCGGCCGACAAAGGGGCATTGCATATCGTAATAGATTGTCAGCTCCCTGTTTTCGATTCCCCCGTTTTTGACATTAGGGCCGAAGGCCGGGGTGGTTCCGTCAAATGAAAGGGCGAGCAGTTCGTATCCGTCCTCGGTTGTATCGACCACTTTAAAACCGTACTTTTTCACAAAGGACTGATCGGAGAGCCAGGATTTCTGCTTTTTGGAACCGAGCATGCAGACACCGGATTTCCCTTTTGCCCTGGCGTCGGACAGACAATATTCCATCAGCTCTTTTCCATATCCTTTCCCCTTATAATCTCCTAAAACCCACAGGCAATACAGGTAATAATAACGCTCCCCTACAATCGGGACCCAGGCGGTTTCAAGAGGGGCATATTCAATAAAAACCGTAGCCTTCGCATTCAGCTTCCGGAAGACATGGCCTTCGTTAAGCCGCTCCCGAAGCCACTGCCGCTTCGCCTCAACACCCGGATGCGGCTTTTTACTGCGGATAATGCAGCACAAATGCTCATCGGCAAGATTTTCCGCCGTCAAATTCACAAATTCGTTATCCATATCTTCTCTCCTTCAGTTCCACAGGCTCCGCAGGGCCGACGGGATGCCGAAACTTATGCGTCTTCCCGTCCCACCCGCAGCTTCATTTCCTACATCAGCCTCAGTTTCTTTGATATCCTGATCATCTTCGTTCCGCCCGGCATGGTATAAAGCTCTTCCTCATCGATACAGCGCAGCTTAATCAGGAGAATCCCGTAGACAGCAACGGCTGTGATGACCGCCAGGATTGTTCCGATCAGGTTGCTCTTTACGATCAGTATCACGAGCTTATATACTCCGAAGGCCGCTGCGCCCATGAAGGCCGCTGCGACTGCCGGAAGCAGGAAGGTTTTGAGAAACTCCTGTCTGTAATTCAGGTATTTCCGGATTGCCAGGGCATTCAGGACGCACATGAAAACGGCGAAGAGGATGTTGGCAAAGACCATGCTGTAAATTCCCATCTTAAATACCATCAGCATAATATAGAGGGCAATCACATGCAGGACCAGGGAAATAAATGCGTTTCTGACCGGCACGTTCATGTGGTTGATACCCTGCAGGATGGCGTTGGTTACCGTTGAGAGCGACAGGAAAATAACCGCCGCCGAACCGATAATCAGCATCCGGATCGCCTCCGCGTTGTTGCCTCCTCTGAAAAGCAGATTGTTAATCGGCGCAGAGAGAACCGTAAGCCCGACCGCGGACGGAATAGCGATCAGCATCGCAAAGCGGATGGCAAGGCCTGTCTTCGCGATAACCGCTCCTTTCTCTTTTCTGGCAACCGCTCCCGACAGGGAGGGGATCAGAGAGGAGGAAAGGGAGTTGGCCATGGCCAGAGGCACATGGACGAGAAGCATATATTTGTTATTATAAATTCCCCACAGGGAAAGGAATTCCTTTCCCTGGCCCAGGGATTCCATACCGTAAGCCATAATGCTGTTGTCCACAACCGCATTGATATTGTAAACGGCCGAGCTGATAATGACCGGTACTACGGTGAATAAAAATGTTACCGAGATATCGCCGTAGGAATCGGTGCGCTTGCTTCGGTCCCGTCTTTTGCGGCGTTTCATCACGGGCGCATAGATGGCAAAAAGAAGAAGCATAAAAAGGAGGGCGGCCAGTGCGCCGGCTCCCGTTCCGATGGTTCCTCCTGCGGCGCCGAATGCCTGCGGATAACCTGTCGTGTTGTAAACGCGGTTGGAATCCAGCCCGACCTTGAACAGGACACTGGCGGCCACTACGCTGATTACCGCATTGACAATCTGTTCGAAGATCTGGGAAATAGCCGTGGGAATCATCGTGCCGTGTCCCTGGAAAAAACCTCTGAGAACGCCGAGATAAGCCATGATCCAGATAGTGGGCGCCAGGGTCTTAAGCGCATAAACACAAAACGGCGTGTTGAACGCTGTGGTCGCAAAGAAATCCGCAAAATTCCAGGTGATAAAGCAGGCCAGCCCTCCCACCACAGTGGCATAGACGAGAGCGGCCTTCAGGACCCGGACCGAATTCCGGTACTGCCCCTTCGCCATTCTCGCAGACACCATTTTGGAGACCGCGAGCGGCAGACTGTATGAGGAGAGGATCAGCATGATGTTGTATACGTTAAATGCCGTAGAGTAATATCCCATCCCCTCATCGCCGATAATGTTGGTCATCGGCACCCGGTAAAGGATTCCGATCAGCCTTACTACAATTCCCGCCACTGCCAGGATACTTCCCTGGACAACGAAATTCGATTCCTTTCTGCCCGTTGATTTACGTCTACTCTGTCTGTTCTCCATAAAATTCCGCCTTATCCATACGTTCAGACTGTATGATGCAGACCCAGGTGCTTCCCGGATTCATCATAATCTCCTGACCGCTTTCGTCATAGTATTTTGTCATAGCCTCGGCGCTCCCCTTGGTCCAGGTGATTTTTTCACCTCTTCCATTCGTGAAATAATACCCCAGCCCCGGGCTATGTACGTCAATGTCCAGATATTCGGACGGTGAATAATATTTCCAGCCGCAATACTGGAAAATAATATTTTTGGCCGTCAGCTGTCCTTCGTTGCCGTTTTGCGGACCGCCGTATTGGAAACGGTAATACAGGCCGTCCTTGCTGTTATATTCAAACCATGGGTCATTCATTATGTATCCCGGACGCACAAAAGCGGCCGCAAAACCATTCTCAAGCATCACCGGATACTCCGGTTTTGAGAAATGATAGTGGCCTTTATAGTCCTCCGGATATTTCTGGGAATAGCCCATCGTCCCGATTGCTTTTTGGATACGGTCCCCACTGGCATAGGCATTGTGGGGCGACTTTTTGTCCTTGGTCCTGTAAAAAGCCACGGAACCTTTTCCCTCTATGCCGTTTAAATGCTCCATCCTATCCAGGTAGGGGCGCGCAAAGGTGCTCTGCCCGAAGTGGGCATAGATCGCTTTAAACTCATTCGCAAAAAAAGTATAGTAGGTGCGGCAGCTTCTGACCGAACCGATGCGGTCCAGATTATCATAATCTTCCAGAATAGCCATATAACGGTTCATCCCGCCCTCCACGGGAGCCTCATAGATGACGCCCGCATGGTTGATTCCGTAATGAGGCAGCGCCGCTTTGTCGTTGCTGATCATGATGGCAATGGGACGGCGGTCCGCGATCGCCACGTCCGTCATCTCACCGGTCAGGTAACTGGGGATTTTTCCGTCCTTCTCCACACGTTCCAGCTCCCGGCTCCCTTCGGTCTCGGGTTCCGGCTCCGTCTCCGGTTCCGTAATCCGGATTACCCGGGTCTCCTCTGTTTCTTTCACACTTGCAGTAACCGATGTTTCTTCATACCTGGTGCATCCTGCAGTCAGACAGAGTCCGGCCGCCAGCGCCAGAATAACCCCCCGTTTCATCATCTGGTATACCCTCCCGCCTTCAGGATTTCCTCCTGCTTCCGCTCCATGACGGCGCGCTCTTCCTCTTCCATATGGTCATACCCGCAGAGATGCAGCATGCTGTGTGCGACCAGAAAGGCCAGTTCCCTGGACTCGGAATGCCCGTATTTCTCCGCCTGCTCTTCCACCTTGTCCACCGAAATCACGATATCCCCGAGAAGCAGCTCCCCCGTCTCCGGGTTGAAATAATCTTCCGACTGCTCCTCCATGCGTTCAAAATCGGACGGGGTTTCAAAATCTCCCATTGGAAACGACAGTACGTCGGTTGCATTGTCTATCTGGCGGAATTCCCGGTTGATGCGCCGAATTTCCTCGTTGTCGGTCAATACCACATTGACCTCGGCCTCGTAAGGGCATTCTTCGTAGTCCAGCGAGGCGGTCACCACTTCCTCTATGATGGATTCATACGGCAGTTCAAGCTTCTTTTCGGCTTCATACTCGATATTGATTGTCATTTGTTTTTTCTCCCTCTGGGTGAGGGCCTGTCCTCGGACGCGCCGTGAAATCCGCGTTCTCCGCGCCGTCTGCCCTCGTTCTGTTCCTTTTTCTCTTTCAGTTCAAAACTTTCATAGGCCTCAACGATTTTCTGTACAAGCGGATGACGCACAACGTCACTGCTGGTCAGAAAACAAAAGCCGATATCATCGATTTTCTTCAGGACCCTGACTGCCGTATCGAGGCCGGACACTGCCCCGGCCGGAAGATCCTTCTGGGACTG is part of the [Clostridium] symbiosum genome and encodes:
- a CDS encoding GNAT family N-acetyltransferase, yielding MDNEFVNLTAENLADEHLCCIIRSKKPHPGVEAKRQWLRERLNEGHVFRKLNAKATVFIEYAPLETAWVPIVGERYYYLYCLWVLGDYKGKGYGKELMEYCLSDARAKGKSGVCMLGSKKQKSWLSDQSFVKKYGFKVVDTTEDGYELLALSFDGTTPAFGPNVKNGGIENRELTIYYDMQCPFVGRTIDMVKEYCETNDVPVSLIQVDTLKKAKELPCVFNNWAVFYKGKFETVNLLDLSYLKRILKK
- the ybeY gene encoding rRNA maturation RNase YbeY, which produces MTINIEYEAEKKLELPYESIIEEVVTASLDYEECPYEAEVNVVLTDNEEIRRINREFRQIDNATDVLSFPMGDFETPSDFERMEEQSEDYFNPETGELLLGDIVISVDKVEEQAEKYGHSESRELAFLVAHSMLHLCGYDHMEEEERAVMERKQEEILKAGGYTR
- a CDS encoding polysaccharide biosynthesis protein — its product is MENRQSRRKSTGRKESNFVVQGSILAVAGIVVRLIGILYRVPMTNIIGDEGMGYYSTAFNVYNIMLILSSYSLPLAVSKMVSARMAKGQYRNSVRVLKAALVYATVVGGLACFITWNFADFFATTAFNTPFCVYALKTLAPTIWIMAYLGVLRGFFQGHGTMIPTAISQIFEQIVNAVISVVAASVLFKVGLDSNRVYNTTGYPQAFGAAGGTIGTGAGALAALLFMLLLFAIYAPVMKRRKRRDRSKRTDSYGDISVTFLFTVVPVIISSAVYNINAVVDNSIMAYGMESLGQGKEFLSLWGIYNNKYMLLVHVPLAMANSLSSSLIPSLSGAVARKEKGAVIAKTGLAIRFAMLIAIPSAVGLTVLSAPINNLLFRGGNNAEAIRMLIIGSAAVIFLSLSTVTNAILQGINHMNVPVRNAFISLVLHVIALYIMLMVFKMGIYSMVFANILFAVFMCVLNALAIRKYLNYRQEFLKTFLLPAVAAAFMGAAAFGVYKLVILIVKSNLIGTILAVITAVAVYGILLIKLRCIDEEELYTMPGGTKMIRISKKLRLM
- a CDS encoding DUF3048 domain-containing protein; the encoded protein is MMKRGVILALAAGLCLTAGCTRYEETSVTASVKETEETRVIRITEPETEPEPETEGSRELERVEKDGKIPSYLTGEMTDVAIADRRPIAIMISNDKAALPHYGINHAGVIYEAPVEGGMNRYMAILEDYDNLDRIGSVRSCRTYYTFFANEFKAIYAHFGQSTFARPYLDRMEHLNGIEGKGSVAFYRTKDKKSPHNAYASGDRIQKAIGTMGYSQKYPEDYKGHYHFSKPEYPVMLENGFAAAFVRPGYIMNDPWFEYNSKDGLYYRFQYGGPQNGNEGQLTAKNIIFQYCGWKYYSPSEYLDIDVHSPGLGYYFTNGRGEKITWTKGSAEAMTKYYDESGQEIMMNPGSTWVCIIQSERMDKAEFYGEQTE